The Lewinellaceae bacterium DNA window TTTGCAAGAAGGCATCGCTTTTGTTGATCTCGGCTTGCAGAATGGACTCGGATGCACGATATCCTCCGTACCATATCAGTTCATAAAATTGGGCAATAGGAATAAAATGCGACTGCAGGGGAGGATGGGGTTGCAATTCGCTGCGATACGCAGCATTGGTTTTACCTTTGCGCCAATCGACCAGATTGTTTTTGTGCAATAACCATAAAGCATATAAAAACTGATACCGGATGACCTGGATCAGATCCTGTTGCTTTCTGGCCTCGGCAATCCGGTCCAAAAACCATGGTTCCGTAAATGCTGTAAGGGTTGTTTCCGGCAATACAGATTCATCGGGTCTCACAGGGGATTGGATAATCCTCCGGATCCGGATGTTTCGGAATAATAGAAAAAGGAATATTGCTCCCACGGCAATCAATAATATACGGATGATTTTATTGACCCAATTTGGTATTATTCCGTGCTTTTCCGGTTGTCGTTTGGTGACGGTTTCAGTTTCTGTTGCTGTTTTCTGAGTTCCTTGCCCTCCGCGAACATTTCGGTTTTTCTCCCACCTTGATGCCGGATCTTCATAAGATGGAAGCTGTCGGATTTTCGCTTTCCATTCCGTCGTATCGAGTGAGACAGGGTTCTGCCCCGATACGATGGTGCTTGCCACGCTTAACAAGACCCAGGTAATCGCCATCAGTCGCCTAGTCATTCACAAAAAATTTGTTGACATCTTCTTTGATCCCGGTGGCTTCATTCAATTCACGAAACGACCAGTACATCATCCGGCAAACCTGATAATGGATGGCAAGGAATACACTGGAGAGGAAGGAGATGTACACAGCCAATAGTCCTTTGCTGAATGCTTCGTTCATCCCAATGTTCCAGGAGATCATCATCTGTATTCCTTTCGCAATGGTGAAATAGCTCAGGTACAATACCATTAACTCCATCAATAATAATGGGGCCAGGACCGTCATGAATCGGTTTAAATTGCCATGCAGTAAATTTTTAGTTCGGATCATAGTCTGCATCCATGTTCCTGGTTCTTCGGACCAAACAACCAGCATAAAATAATAATATCCCGCCATCAGAAAGAGCATCAGCAATCCCAACCACCTTGCTGTAAATGAAAATCCGATCCAGAATAATATATATAATCCAGTGGCCAGCCATAACACACCATTCCGGTGATGTGTGGATTTAAAGGAGGGTAGGAGGGGAATGGTCAGGTTTAACCACCAAAGAATGCCACACGTGATACTAACGTACCATCCACTTTGTATATCAGGAGCTGCAATTACACCCAGCAGTTCGAACAGTGGCTCTTCATACGTGCTCACGAGATTGAGATGATGCATGACACCAATTGCCAGGCCTACCGTTATCCAGGCCGGCCATTGGGATCTGAGGTATTGGCCTATTGTTTGCCGGGTAGCAAGGAGCGCGTCACCGATAAGCCGGTCCGTAGATTTTATCTGATGTAATTCGATGGCTGGATTATATAAGGGAGTGATTTCCGCACTAAGGGTTGCGAGCTGTCCTTTATGTTTTAATTGCATAGGATACCAGACGAAATACCAGAGTACAAAGGCCAGACACAACCCGATAAAAATTAACCTTATCAGGTCTGGAGTATCCGTGTACCGTG harbors:
- a CDS encoding stage II sporulation protein M, with amino-acid sequence MRESSFIEQNKQKWKTYEALISREVQDPESLHQAFVEITDDLSYARTFYPNRSVRYYLNSIAQRLFYQLSRTRRFSLQDLIHFWTLQLPSLAYEYRRELRLSLIVFTFAFIVGVFSAYQDPAFVQTILGSEYVQMTEENIAKGDPMAVYKSMNETDMFLGITLNNILVSIRTFLMGLFFAFGSLVILFYNGVMVGSFQYFFIEHSLFRESALTIWMHGTIEISCIIIAGGAGLIMGKHLLFPSTYTRFQSFKLGGVRGLQVLMGILPLITMAAFIEGFFTRYTDTPDLIRLIFIGLCLAFVLWYFVWYPMQLKHKGQLATLSAEITPLYNPAIELHQIKSTDRLIGDALLATRQTIGQYLRSQWPAWITVGLAIGVMHHLNLVSTYEEPLFELLGVIAAPDIQSGWYVSITCGILWWLNLTIPLLPSFKSTHHRNGVLWLATGLYILFWIGFSFTARWLGLLMLFLMAGYYYFMLVVWSEEPGTWMQTMIRTKNLLHGNLNRFMTVLAPLLLMELMVLYLSYFTIAKGIQMMISWNIGMNEAFSKGLLAVYISFLSSVFLAIHYQVCRMMYWSFRELNEATGIKEDVNKFFVND